From a single Apium graveolens cultivar Ventura chromosome 2, ASM990537v1, whole genome shotgun sequence genomic region:
- the LOC141698779 gene encoding uncharacterized protein LOC141698779, whose translation MGGGGVGQAVKRIPLIKFPQRHAHKPTSSTSPVWRSDISTAPMNTASGGKASLQPKRTPVTDREIEAILLGGTF comes from the exons ATGGGTGGAGGAGGAGTTGGCCAAGCCGTAAAGAGAATTCCTCTAATCAAATTCCCTCAAAGACATGCTCATAAACCAACATCCTCTACTTCACCAG TTTGGAGATCAGACATCTCGACGGCGCCCATGAACACTGCTAGTGGAGGCAAAGCTTCTTTGCAGCCTAAACGTACCCCTGTTACTGACAGGGAAATTGAGGCCATTCTG CTTGGTGGTACTTTCTGA